A region of Sphingobium baderi DNA encodes the following proteins:
- a CDS encoding TraC family protein, whose product MTSYQSGMTLARLRRSVERDSYSDFLPLAAWVEEEQAFLTIDDGWGYSWELVPSPYMFAHVHEALLGLLNVNFPEGTILQLQSFADPLIDDALDAFLDLKTRPDPLIQASARRTFDYLRAGTMGLKALHGIPIRDFRTFLSVKTRAPMDSDLKRQIEEQLAKLGIRPMAPSEIISLYRRIFNGVHAPAPGVFTQTADVPLRRQIIDAGPALRFDGPEVYLGNQVARCLTPKSPPRRITAERANRLTGGMRGSAEDSDQIGGPFLYTLNVLFDHSAFEIHKRAQILSAQKAAGSFAVEVGKQIEEIGWILDEAGNTRFVSVIPTMWVFGRDRHQAREMAARAKRLWESEPLPWMVQEESYLNPILLAASLPFGLYPERRTIGMLQRDFRVPVRAGVLMSPIQTDFRGGGRPALLYTGRKGQLITLDLFDPRINNYNFIVSAESGAGKSFLLNNLCQQYFAQNALIRIVDIGGSYRKLCTLCSGRYIDLGEEHLVLNPFDLGLALDGDDRESAISMAVSIVAEMANAGTRKPVTTSEWNLLKSAVQWAIESGRAEAGIDAVREWLGSYPANTVSDLDRVDHLVPTARELAFNLRDFGSDGAYGHYFNGPSTFDISNDEFVVLELERLKAMPDLFNVVVMVVINAVTQELYLSARDRPRFVLCDEAAQFMTREEGQDLSRLAEAISQGYRRARKYRGSFGIILQSMNDLLLFGGTGQVILENAATRFLLQGSTYDKAVENKILDYSGFILDLLKSVRNNKPNYSEVFIDSPLGLGIARLVVDPFSYWINTSAPEDVAAFEALVRAGRSPLEAVCDLAGVDPAGIIGTSFADVAPLKRSALS is encoded by the coding sequence TTCCTCACCATCGACGATGGCTGGGGGTATAGCTGGGAACTGGTCCCCTCCCCCTACATGTTCGCGCATGTCCATGAGGCGCTGCTGGGGCTGCTCAACGTCAATTTTCCCGAAGGCACGATCCTCCAGCTTCAGAGTTTCGCCGACCCGCTGATCGACGATGCGCTGGATGCCTTCCTCGACCTCAAGACCCGGCCCGATCCGCTGATCCAGGCCTCGGCGCGGCGCACCTTCGACTATCTGCGCGCCGGCACCATGGGCCTGAAAGCCCTGCATGGCATTCCCATCCGCGATTTCCGCACCTTCCTGTCGGTCAAGACGCGCGCGCCGATGGACAGCGACCTCAAGCGCCAGATCGAGGAGCAGCTCGCCAAGCTCGGCATCCGCCCGATGGCGCCGAGCGAGATCATCTCGCTCTATCGCCGCATATTCAACGGCGTCCATGCGCCCGCGCCCGGCGTCTTCACCCAGACCGCCGATGTGCCGCTGCGCCGCCAGATCATCGATGCCGGGCCCGCGCTCCGCTTCGACGGACCGGAAGTGTATCTGGGCAACCAGGTGGCGCGCTGCCTGACGCCCAAGTCGCCGCCGCGCCGGATCACGGCTGAACGCGCCAATCGCCTGACCGGCGGCATGCGCGGGTCGGCCGAGGACAGCGACCAGATCGGCGGGCCGTTCCTCTATACGCTCAATGTCCTTTTCGATCACTCGGCCTTCGAAATCCACAAGCGCGCGCAGATTCTCTCGGCGCAGAAGGCGGCAGGCAGCTTCGCGGTCGAAGTCGGCAAGCAGATCGAAGAGATAGGCTGGATCCTGGACGAGGCCGGAAACACCCGGTTCGTCTCGGTGATCCCGACCATGTGGGTGTTCGGCCGCGACCGGCACCAGGCCCGCGAGATGGCGGCCCGCGCCAAGCGGCTGTGGGAGAGCGAGCCGCTGCCCTGGATGGTCCAGGAGGAAAGCTACCTCAATCCGATCCTGCTGGCGGCAAGCCTGCCCTTCGGCCTGTACCCCGAACGCCGCACGATCGGCATGCTCCAGCGCGATTTCCGCGTGCCGGTGCGCGCGGGCGTGCTGATGTCGCCGATCCAGACCGATTTCCGGGGCGGCGGGCGGCCGGCGCTGCTCTATACAGGGCGCAAGGGACAGCTCATCACGCTCGACCTCTTCGATCCGCGCATCAACAACTACAATTTTATCGTCTCAGCGGAATCGGGCGCGGGCAAGAGCTTCCTGCTCAATAACCTGTGCCAGCAATATTTCGCGCAAAACGCCCTCATCCGCATCGTCGATATCGGCGGCAGCTACAGGAAGCTCTGCACGCTCTGCTCGGGCCGTTACATCGATCTCGGCGAAGAGCACCTCGTCCTCAATCCCTTCGACCTGGGGCTGGCTCTCGACGGCGACGATCGCGAGTCCGCGATCTCGATGGCGGTGTCGATCGTCGCGGAGATGGCCAACGCCGGGACGCGCAAGCCCGTCACGACGTCCGAATGGAACCTGCTCAAGTCCGCCGTGCAATGGGCGATCGAGAGCGGCCGCGCGGAAGCGGGCATCGATGCGGTGCGCGAATGGCTCGGCTCCTATCCGGCCAACACCGTCTCCGATCTCGACCGGGTCGACCACCTGGTGCCCACGGCGCGCGAATTGGCCTTCAACCTGCGTGATTTCGGGTCGGACGGCGCTTACGGCCACTATTTCAACGGGCCGTCCACTTTCGACATCTCGAACGATGAATTCGTGGTGCTCGAACTCGAGCGCCTGAAGGCCATGCCCGACCTGTTCAACGTGGTCGTCATGGTGGTGATCAACGCGGTAACGCAGGAACTCTACCTGTCCGCCCGCGATCGCCCTCGCTTCGTGCTGTGCGACGAAGCCGCGCAGTTCATGACCCGCGAAGAGGGCCAGGACCTGTCCCGCCTCGCCGAAGCGATCAGCCAGGGCTATCGCCGCGCCCGCAAATATCGCGGCAGCTTCGGCATCATTCTCCAGAGCATGAACGATCTGCTGCTGTTCGGCGGCACGGGACAGGTGATCCTGGAAAATGCCGCGACGCGCTTCCTCCTGCAAGGATCGACCTATGACAAGGCGGTCGAAAACAAGATCCTCGACTATTCGGGTTTCATCCTCGACCTCCTGAAATCGGTCCGCAACAACAAGCCGAATTATTCGGAAGTCTTCATCGACAGCCCGCTCGGCCTCGGCATCGCCCGGCTCGTCGTCGACCCGTTCAGCTATTGGATCAACACCTCCGCGCCCGAAGACGTGGCCGCGTTCGAGGCGCTGGTCCGCGCCGGACGCTCGCCCCTCGAGGCGGTGTGCGACCTCGCCGGGGTCGACCCCGCCGGGATAATCGGCACGTCCTTCGCTGACGTCGCGCCGCTGAAGCGGAGTGCGCTGTCATGA